In Panicum virgatum strain AP13 chromosome 5K, P.virgatum_v5, whole genome shotgun sequence, the genomic window cttttttaaattaacgtgagaatttcaaGACTCTTTCAgcaaacgtggtggcttcttttaacactatacTTGTTATTCAGTTGATGAATTCCTAAGGCCAGTTGTTTGAGAGATCTAGTTGAGAAACAATGGAGAAATTCTTTCGGCTAGAAATAACTATGCAAGACAAAGTTAATTGTACCAATTGTTTTAGCGTTATATTTATATACCGAGCGTGAGAATATGCGTGGCAGAGGTGGCCTTGGAACTGAGAAACCAAACTTTGATGTACTTAAAAATGGACATATTTTATGATGTGacttttccttatttttttaatccTGCCTAGAAACGTAAGCAAGCTACCTTTGTTTTTGATAGAGTCCTAGTACGATTTTGCTTTGATCGAGTCCTAGTATGACCCTGCCTAGAATCGAACTATGCTACCTTTCTCGATATTAATTGAGTCCTAGTTCAGGTGTCCGACTACAATAGCAAATACACAAATTTTATCAtgtgtggatatttttaatataatatGCAAACGTGGGATAATACAGACCGTTGGATCTTCGTAAAATCCAACGGTCtaaattcttcttttttttagattaacgtgagaatttctagccTCTCTCAgcaaacgtggtggcttcttctaacactcaaatatttatataatagatcTCCGGCCAGTGGGCAGTGGCGGACCGACGGCCGGGTGACGGCCGAGGACGCGACGCGGAGCGAGGAGGCGGTGCTCAGGCGGGAGTTTGTACCCGTGCCGCGCCCTTGGGCCCGTGAACTGTCCTATGTTGACGTTTGACGCGCTCAGACAGAGAATGTACGGAGGGTTTCGCtcaaattactacagtaatgaCAACAGCTACAGCTGTATTCGTACTAGTATCGTGCTTACTAGGTACCGTGTCACATGTTCAGACTGGTTGGTAGATTGCATTTGAGGAATTAATCTGTCTGATTGAAAAGACTGAACGATCCGAAATGGCCATCTTCAGGCTAGCGCTCGTTCTTTGACCTTCCTAGCTAGGGCTGCGCGCAACTTGGATCTCACGTTGCAGATGTGCAGGGCTCGAGTTCCTGGGACATTGTTGCTTTCATGTCCAACAGATTCAGAGCTCCGTGCCGGCCCAGGAGGCCGCACCGGACGCAAATTCCTCCTCTGTCTTCACGCCATGTCTGACGGGCAGGGCACACCATACCCTTCTTCCTTCTTTCTGTTAGACCGTCGATCTGTTCATGCGCTCACACTCGGAGCCTTCTTTGCCGTGCACTGTATCGGCACATGGTGTATTAGCCGAGCACTCCTGCACACGCTACACAAGCTGCTCCAATCATGGCGCGAACTCGAGTAGCCAAGCCCCATGGGCATCGGTGGTTACATGCCATTACGCCAAAAGGATCGGCGGCATGTGGCTGGCAGCACGTCACACGGATGTGCAGTGGAGTTTACTGGACCGGACCATCCTTTCGAGGACGAGCACTGCTCTGCTCCTAGACTGTTGCGATCGAACAGCTGCACATTCGCGGCGGCCCTGATTGCCAGGTGAACCCTGGACGTTTGCGCCTGAGCTATTGGCGATTTCGGCATCTGAAAAGGACGGTGCGTGCGGACAAGAACAACACAGGCGGCCAGGACAGATTTGCCATCACCTGCATTTGATTTACAACCCCCCTCGGCTATACAGACGCGATGAATGTTGAATGAGAAATGCGTACGGTGCGGTGAACACGGCATGCTGCGCGATCGTGTTTGCCGGACACGGCTACGGAATCAGGGCGGCATGTAGGAAGCATGGTGGTCGTGCGGCGGCCAATGCACCCCTTCCCTGGGGcacgacggcggcagcggcgccggctgtGCCAGGTACGTCGGGTACCGCTGCCCCGGCATCAGCACCGACAGGTCCGCCGCCTGCAGCACCGCCTCCACCTGAGAAACACgccaaagatttttttttacgtCAGAAACAGTATCGCAGAACATGGCGAGATTTACTGAGCAGTATCGCAACCTGGCCAGCAAGTAACTGCATGGTAGATTGGCAAGCTTGGGTGGGGCGATCTTACCATGGGCGGGCTGCGGAGCTTGCCGGGCGAGCGGCCGTgccggtggcgggcggcgcggggcgtgCCGCCGTCGGGGGAGTTCGGCGGGAAGGCCCGGGGCTTGATGAGGTGCTCGAAGATGGCCATGAGGAGGAAGAGCGAGATGAGGACGACCGTGGCCGCGAACCCGAAGGAGATGGCGTCCATGGACGTGCCGAAGTCCTTGAGCGTGGACGCCTCGCCCCTCccgtccgcggccgccgccaccgccgccgctggctcggACGGCGTGGACGCGGGGTCCCCTGGCCACGGCCGCGACCTCTGCCCGAACCCGCTCATGGCTGCTCGACCGGCGCTCGCGTCTTCCTCTGCGATCAGACGTCGATCAATCTACCTGCAATTTTCACTCTGTTAAGCAACGAACCTTGATGAAGACAGTTTCAGTTGCATGACATGGTGACTGCTCCAGGGAATGCTGACTTCCTTTTTGAGCTGTGACTGGCTACTCTATGACTAATGATGAAATCTCAAAGAATAAAGGATCACACGCTGAAAGTCGGAACTCATCTTAACAATTTCCTCAAACAAGAAAGCCGAAAAGAAATGAAATGAAAACAAAGAGGAGAGGAACATGAACAACAGAAGAGGAGCCGAAAAGAAATGAAATGAAAACAAAGAGGAGAGGAACATGAACAACAGAAGAGGAGCTATGGAAGTTGAAACTACATATTCCGGACTAGAATTCAGGACTACGTTCACTGCAGGCGAAAGGGAGCGTACCTTCAAGGTTCAGGCAGCGAGGCTTCAGCACTGGCACCCTGCGCTCGTCTCTGAACTGACCAAGGCTGGGGCTAGCGACTTCCTATAGCCCTACGGTTCGCCTGTGCTCATGCGCTGGGATCACTAGATCGAGCCCGGTGGCGATCACCGGGTGCCAAGAAGAGCCTACAAGAAGGCACCGGGTCCAGCTCGGCTGCCTCTCTACTTAAAGCCAGCCAGTCACTGAATCGAAAGTGAGATCTCAGCTGATCTGTTGGTGGCAATGTGGAGGAAAGGAACGAAGGAAAAACTAGAGAGGGGGAAAAGGGGAGCAAGTCTGGGAGGAACAAAAAGAGTGCCGCGGGAAAGGCTGCCACACTCGCCTCCAACAGTTCGATGCGATGGCCAAGGCTGCGAGGCCGGTACAAAAAATAATCCCGGAATCATGCCTCGGAGGAGTGGCTCCCCACCCCCATGCACGCACTCTGTAGCAGCAGGCCACATGATCACCCCGCCTATAAAGACTAGCGTAGTGTCCGTATAGGCGAGGAGGGCGGAAATGATTCGACGGGGCTGTGGCTGCTGTAGGCTGTAGCTGCCTGAGGCCGAGCCAATGCAAAGCGCAACGAAAGCGAAAGgaatggccggccggccgggcgacGACGCAGGAAAATAAAAGCAAAGCAGCTTGTGGAAAGAAGGGACGTGCGGCCTTTGCGCGGGGGACCAATCGGCCTCTGATGCGCATCATGGTGCACGTCAGGTTAACCtgaccggccggcggcggcgtacagCAGGGGAATTATCCGTGCGACTATACTGCATCGTCTTCACATGTCATTTCTATGTAGGAGCATGTGCCTGTGTTAGTGTTAGTTGCGACGATGATTCGGGTTGCTGGATTAACAACAGATGGTGAGGTGGTGCGTTCCTGTGAGATCAAAAGGACTGCGAGTCTGTGGGTGTCTTTGCTTCAAGGGAGAATTCATGGAAGTATGCTTCTGTTGCTGTGATGgtagggatgcaagtgggtatcCATTGGTGTTTTTGAATTTCTCATGTTAGTTCATTTTCTCTCCTAAATTAATTACGTAGCATGTCACTTTTGACCTAGTGACCCAAAAAATACGAGACTTGCATCCCTATGTGATGGGACACGATTGGCCGATTCAATTCTTTAAAGCCCCTTCTCTTTATAAAATATGTATTCAGGCacgtaaaaaaaaaactctgagGCCCCAGCCCTACCGCACCACCAGATAATCTCCGCGGAGCATCGCAGCCACACAACATCGATCTGCAGGAGCACGGCTGCCTGCATATCATAACTAAAAATATGGCGGATTTTTACTGGTTCGTAAGCTTTCAAAAGAAAGAGGGGCAGGGTTTACAAGCTCCCGTTGCGCACTTGTGCTTGTATATGATTCGATTCTGAGATAAGGAGCGGTACGGTTATTGTAATCATCTGTGGAGGTGTGGCACACAGAATTGGCAACACGATATGACAAACGCTTTATTTGTTCGAGGATAATACAATGCGATGAAATCGGGCTTGTCTGTGACGGGCGATGCTTTGGGGGTGGGCTGTCACCACCGGCAGAAAAAGACGGAGAATCCAAACCTAGCGACATGCCAATAACAATGTCTGTGGATGCAGTGCAAGGCTAATCCTATCCCCAGCCACTACTGAAATTCTTTGTATAGCTGCTGTCCTGAAGGCGGACCAGTCTTTAACTGCCGACGCGCCCCACTTTTAAGTTTTAATCCTTTGGTTGTTACAGCTCTCACCGTCGGCAGAATGGGTAAGATTCTGATCCCCAGTGCACATTCCTATGCGATGATTTGCATGCGTAGTAAAATCTTAATTGCATAGGTGCTGCTAGTATCCGCATAGGAAAGAGTAACAGAGAGATAACGTCACTAATAACCACCCAAAAGCTGCTGTCAATGTCGTTAGTAGGCTGACTAACTtgaagattctttttttttcccgttACTGATTAGAGTGCGTCTGCATCATGTAGCTAGTGAAATCTATCCTGTTAAAGTGCGTATGCGATGACAGATTGACAGTATTCAAATGTATGGGCGTATGTATGGCCCTTTTTAGCTGCTGGGCACTGGCAGGGCGCTGCTAGTAGTAAAATAACAGCCGTGACTTGATGATTACACATGCAGATTACATATAAATCAGCTCCTCCATCAGGTGTGCAGTCCTCGACACTCGTCTGCTTATATATTCGCAAACTCCCTTCATCCCCAAATCATCTTGTCTCCTTTGCCTTGAGCAAGCATCAATCTGAGCTAAAAGAGGGAGGCATTAAAAATCGCCAATGCTTGCTTCCAAAGTTAAGGCTGCTGTGCACTTGTGAGTTGGGAGACAACTCATAAAGCGCATGCAGCTGCACACGTTACTTGTAACTTTGAGCATTTAGCACCAGTGGCTGACATGGAATGGCATGGAAGAGAGCATCGACGACGGCCATGTGTAGTTTATGTGCTACTCATTGCCTTGTGTTCGTACAGAGTTCATCCGTCCCGGATGGAGATGGAACATGCCATGCCATTCTGTGCGTTGGTTATATTAGAATGAATGGTTTCTATAGAATTAGAACCATTCAACTTGAGTGCTGGAGAGGCAAAGCCATTGGAGGCAAACGAGCTTAATTATGAAAGCATATCTTAGTTTGGACTTCATGCTCCTCCTTTACAATGCAGCACTGCCCTCAGTGCCCCAGCTGAAGCCACATCCCAAGAAAAACAAAGGGACGCAAAGCATGAAGTGGTGCGTACTCCAGAATAAAGCCTTACACGGATGAAGAAAACTAATCACCTACTAGACCGCATTATCGtcgatgggggggggggggggggagaaacAGATGGAAAAAAGGGGGTTCATGCATGCACGAGATCAATTTTGCAATGACCATGCAGTGCGCGAAAGAAATGGACAGGTGCTGGGAAAAGCCTAGACCGGATGGAACATGCAGCGAAACTGGAGCAGCCATAAGAAAATTCAGAAGCGCGCAGATCAAATCAACCCCAAGTCATATGAAAGATCACTAGAAGATGATAGCTCGATAAGAAAATCTGAACATGCCATGGTAGTACTGCAGCAGCAGGCGGATAATTGGGGCCTGTATCTAGCGGGGTCTATGATTGTAAAGCGTAGATCGGAGCAGGTGATGATAGCTAGCGCGACCTAGAAAGGAGAAATGGGAAAGGCCTTTTCCCCGAGCCGAAGACCACATGCATGTGGATGGGGCTCACATgtctccctcctcctcggctcgcagaaaaggggaaaagggaACCGAGGGAGGACGAGAAAGAAAGGAATTGGTTCGGTTCCGCGCCGGAAAGGAAACTctccgttttttttttcttgaagcgAGCACGCGAGAAAACTCTGGTGTGCAGAGCTGCAGATAAAGCGGCAGCGCGGCTCGGCTGAAGTCGAGCAGTAGGCTGGTGACGTACAGAACGAACTCGGGTTTCAAGAAAAGAAGATCAGTCAGAGATCGATCGTGTGGTGGAAAAAACAGTGGAGCAAAAAAGACCGAAAAGTATCGATGCCTGCTGGTTGGGCCAGGCTGAAAATCAACGTAGGCCTGATAAGAAAACGAAGGCAGGCCGTGTTTCCGCAGGCCTTTTGTCAGCAGGCGCCCAGGCCCAGCCAAGCAACTGAATAAGGAAAAGGAGCCCACATTTGTTTCGAGCGGAACAGCGTCACCGTATGTGCCGGCGGGCCGGGCTGACATCTCCAAGCCCGTGGCAGTTTCAGTGGCGAAGAGTGGGGCGACCAAAGAGGAGCGAGCTCGAGGCGGGGCAGAAAACCTATCATCTCCcagaagtttttttttgcaacgtatcttccagtgtttgagattcgtgcaatcATCTACAACCAATAAATCTACCCACAAACCCTAACCCTCCCAtgcctccttcctctctcgTGCCCCACCGCCACCCATGGCTGCCGCTGCGCCCCGCGCGCCACCCCGAAGTCCCACCACCGCCGTGCCCTGGAGGTCCTGGaggtcctgccgccgccgcctccggcctccgccgcaCCTTGGCCCCCGCGTGCCgcatccggc contains:
- the LOC120708854 gene encoding uncharacterized protein LOC120708854; this translates as MSGFGQRSRPWPGDPASTPSEPAAAVAAAADGRGEASTLKDFGTSMDAISFGFAATVVLISLFLLMAIFEHLIKPRAFPPNSPDGGTPRAARHRHGRSPGKLRSPPMVEAVLQAADLSVLMPGQRYPTYLAQPAPLPPSCPREGVHWPPHDHHASYMPP